cggaCGTGGTTTCAACTCCGACCTTGGACCTTTGCTACATGTCATACCCGCTCTCTTCTCCTGCCTCTCGTCAGCTTTCATAtctaacaaagacaaaaaggccaaaaaatcaaacttgtaaaaaaaaaaaaatgatattgcaTATACGTCCATCTACGTCAAATTGTTACACAACAAGAATTTGGTTAATCAGGTCATTGTTGAGATTATTTTTCGAGTGTCAAGCCCTCAAACCGCCTCAATAATGGACTCTGAAGATATCTGTTTTCACACACTAAGCAGGACACCATAGACAGCAGCATACTTTTTATGTACAAGATTTATGGAGTTAcaatttctttttaataaagttgaaagttgatgttgaagtgctggcttctctgacaacaatgctgCAGCCAGTTTCTGGTCcagaatggtctgtatttgttttgactaaTACGGAAgatttaaggcacccccacactgTTTTGGACgtccctcggtttgccagatatgagatcAGTTATCACGGAAAACCAACagatgttgcagtgatggaagagGGCAAGCAAAACTAGTTCAGATATTACTGAAACTACCCGACCTAACAAGAAACGGGATAAAAGTAGGATAAAAACTTgggatgctttttgaaaaatggagagagataagaatgcagaaaggtttcaagacggatgcaatcaatcaatcaatcaaactttatttatatagcacctttcagacaaattaaattgcagttcaaagtgcttaacaagagtgcagaaaagttattgacgaaaagtagtttataaaatcattgagaggatgcagagctggctaaacactgaagcttccgtgtccatgacatggcaacctgagaGCGCATCACCTCTTGGGAAGCGGGGttgggggggagacagctctctccaatgttttgaatttggactgcagtacccatttaaaCAATATGTGAGTTACTGTGTCCTTTAAGGGTTCATTCCAAGTTAAACCTTACGTCTAAATTGAACCAGTGGATTTTTTTATCCACTATGTATAATTATGGTAAATGATACAATTATGTAATTAAATGACAAAGTAACTAAGACAGtagtttgtttaaaaagaggaacaaaaatgtgtttataaaaaattAGCTTTCTCACCAGCATTGCAATTTGTTCTAATCCTAAgcaactgtttttttatttccttctttgAACTGTTTTGCTTTGCACAACAGTGTCCACATAGAGCAAGTATTTAGTACTCACACTGACTCTCTTCAGTGGATTTACTTTGCCACTTTAAAAGTGtgaacactgcacacacatactcataGCCTGCTTAGATCTGGTGTGTGTAGTCAGGCAGAGAGAAACAAGTATTTTCCTTTTCCATGCTACACTGCCACTTTTCTCGCTGATTTTCTGGCCCTATCTTGCTCCTCTCTGCTTCAGTGCTCCCCAGCAGCTGGTGGGAGTTGTAGGCCTGGAAATCCATGCCCAGATTAACTCCAACACCAAGCTATTCTCCGGCTCACGGGTTCGCTTCTCGGCACCTCCAAACTCCCTGGTGTCATTCTTTGATGCATCCTTACCTGGCACATTACCCGTAAGTGTTGTCTAACCTATTTCCAACAAAGTTAACCCGTTCTCTTTGGGATTGCTTTCTTGTCAGGTCATCGTGTAACGTTCCCTGTGTGTCTCTAGGTCCTGAACAAGCGATGTGTCGAGGCAGCTGTGATGACAGGATTGGCTCTTAACTGCACCATTAACAAGAAGTCAGTTTTTGACAGAAAGCACTACTTCTACGCCGACCTCCCAGTGAGTTTTTCTGTCCTTGTTCTGACTTTCTGTGAGTTGAATAGGTGTTGGAGTGTCAGGGCAGGCAGTAGTGGGGTGTGAGGGGGTTACCTTATCTTACAAACTGCAGTATAGAGACACTATTGTCCTGCACATCATGCTGCTTCAGTGCTTTCGCTTTGATAGAAGCTTCCTCCAGCTTTTACATCCCAAAACTACCAGTGAACTCACCCGGCCATAAGCTCTAATTGAAATTGTGAGCTACTCTAGctgaagcagcaaaaaaaaaccttttttgcTGAACATACAGACAAATAACACTGAAAGCTGTTAAAGAAAATGACCAATGTTTTTTCACTCACTCAGCTTATTTCCTCCACTGCACCTCTATTTTTACATTATCCACAGACCATTTCCTTTCTCTGTACTTTGACTGATTACTTGGATTAAGATTTATCTTCTGCCCATACTTTAGATAATTATCGAGGTCATAAAAAACTCCAGGTTGTGTTTTTCTAAACAGTTCTGTGCATGGTCAATTTGATTATAAACTGTCTCCCATGGTATGAAATTAAAAtagtggaaaatgttttaatgagatGACTCAGATCTTCAGCCATTAATTGACCTCAGTTAAATCTCTTTCTCAGGGTAGGTGCTTCTTTTTTATAATTTGAAGCAGGGTTTAACTAAAttgttcttatttatttgattggttttcatttttgttttcccacaaaaacatttcttgcactcaaataaaaatatgtgcTGCCTAGAGCTTTGTAACCCAGTGTATAATAAAAAACTGGACTTTAACTGAAAGTCTCCTGAAAGTACATTTCTTCTCCTTACTTATTGTAGAGTACTTAAAGTAAACAAGGCAGAATCAGAGGCTAGTCTATGGCCTGATTCATGGATTAAATGTGTGTTCTGCTTTACGCTGTGTGAGTGTAACTGATAAAGCAACCGGGATAGTTGGGAAGCAAATAAGTGAACAGGTGAATTGTTCTGAATGCATAGGGAAATACGAGCAAGTGAATCGccgtcattaaaaaaatgagatCGCGGGGTGCTCAATAGTTAGTGTTcacgccccatgtgcggaggctgtggtcctccgtGCGGGCGGCattggttcaaatccgacctgtggctcctttttggCATGTTGTTTCCAGCTCTCTCtttccccgatttctgactctatccactgtcctatatctaaatcaaagcataaaaagcccaaaaataaaccttaaaaagacaaaatttaAAACGCATATTTGCATCTATTGAAATCGTGATTTCTTTTTTACGATTGATCATGCAGCCCTTTGCTCTTGTGTCAAAAAAGATTTAttccagattttaaaaatcctctttttgctgttttgaaaTTTTTGTTTAAGACTCAAGAATCAGAACATACATGTTTGTAAACAGGGTGTTTGGGGAATCAGTCCTCATGATAAGGGACTGAGTGGTTAGTACTTTCTGTATGTATGAAACAATATGAAAGATGAGCCACATAACAGGCTGCTAAGGAAGAGGTCTTGGCTATTCCTACAAAAGTTCTGTTGAATACTGATATTTCCAGTTAACAGGCTTCCCAAAGTGATGTTCACTTTTGTTCTCTGTAATGGGCTTCTCGCAAAGACAGGTTTTGCCACTGCTCAGAGCCTCAGGGTAATTTTACTGCCATTATGAGTGACATTTTCAGGCTTAGACGGAGAATGAAAATGTCATTGTAACTCTGCAGCCACTTTTTCCTCCGGAGAGACCTCCTCTCATGAGTCAAGAAAATtcatggaagaaaaaaacatgttagagAATTAAGCATTGTTAATTTTCAAACTCTGGGGGAAACAGCTTTTGGGGGCAAGGTAATAAGGTGGATAATAGTGGCGTGAAGAACTGGAGGGAGAGATTGACTTTTCTTTTGGTAGTATTCGTAGAAACTGTCCAAATGAGAGCGCTCTCATGAAGAATTAGCAAGCAATACAAGGAAAATAAGTTCAGCAGGTATTTCTATGGTGCTGTTTGTATCACTGTATTGCACTGATATAAATCCCGTCTGCCTTTGATTTGTTTCCTCAGTTTCTCCTTTAATGTTGCAGCCAACTTGAGTTTATTGTGAGAGGTCATTGATAAAGCCGATGGAGCAACACAGTTTTCTGCAGATCGTGATagatgaagtttttttttttttttaacatgttgtttATTAATTCACAGACTTACTGGTTATCACAAAAATGCAGCCCGACATACTTTAATCCCCATGGTAGGGATACATTATCTCACCCCAGGAGGTCTATGTATCTTGGAAttgcggaaaaaaaaaatcccctccagAAGTGCAGAGATTACTGTAGAGTTTCTCTCACTCTATTGTGTGTTTACCCAAGATTGCATCACCTCCTCTGGAATAATTCTGAGGTGTTGACACACAGCAGGGAGGATAATAGCggattacacttttttttttcagagatttcTGAACATCACCTGACAGCAGGTTGAGTCTGAACCtgtatttgacttttaaatCGACACTGTTGCAAATTAACTTCCGTTGCATGGCTGATACACATTTAGTTTGTATTTCTGTCATCAGCCCTGTGTTGTTTTGACTATTAGCTTGATAGGCTGATGTCAGAGTTGCCTTAAAGATGATggtaattattttatttttacaatcttGACCCAAAATTTGGGTGTAATCCATGCTCATGATATTCCAACCTGATGTAGGAATGAGGCAGAAATGATCCCGCccttgaaaaatacatttgtaaattGTGTTCTACATTATTGATATGCTCCGCTCGAAATCCCTGATTGCATTTTGTAAAACACTACGGTTGCTCATTAAATGATTAATGTCGCCGCCCAAACAGCGGCCCTTCTTTCAATGgagacacatactgtatacagaGTTTTAACAGCCGTTTAATAACACGCCTCAACAGCTCCACACTAACAAACCAGCTAAAGCAAATCATTACAGTTTCCTTTAGATATTAAGTCTACAAATGAACACATGGGGCCTTGGCTTGTGAAGCTCTGACATGTGTTTTAATGAGAGTTTGAATGGATGTTTTTGTGACCTGTGTGGGAGGCTGAGAAGAAGATCTACGTGCGGGAGCAAGTAATGAGGTGACCAACGGAGGCTGGTTTGTTTAGAGACTTTGAAAATATTCCATAAAATGACTCAGCAGCTCACACAAAATGGAAACAagtttatgagtgtgtgtgtgtttgtgttctatCCTGTAGGTACAGTATATGAGCAGGCATGCATCAGTAACTTTGGATATGACTGCTCATTAGGGCTGCTCAATCTGCTTTAAGGGTGTAATCAGGGAACTTAATGTGGCTACCAAGACCTTATTAACATCACACTTGCCTCCCCCTGTGTAATATAGCAACCAGAGCTGATTTATTAAGCAGGAAATGCAAGTAATCTTCCCTTATACACATGCTCCCTGATGTACAGTATCACAGCTtcaggcagcagcagaggcagTATTGACAACCGCTGAGACAAAACTCAGGAAAAGATGGAAGCAGTAAGTAAGAATCAGGGgatttttcaaaaagctgcaACAGTGCTAACAAAATCCGGCAGATTTAAAGATGACATCCAccataaagaacagaaaaaaagaagagaataaaaTCCCCAATAGTCTgttatgtcttcttttaaagGAGGGAATCTTGATTGTGTACATCAGACACATTGAGATAGAAAGCCAGCGACTCCCTTTCTCCCACACTCTCTTTAGCATAAGTATGATGAATGTGTGGTTCTTGTGGTGTGGTTGCCATAGTAACGTGTTGAATTAATACTCAGGGCAGCAGATTCTTttagaaagggaaaaaaaaaaaaactgagcagcAAGTGAAATATTTATTCCCATGGTTTAAGCGAGGAGAAAACCTTGAGTGaaatggcagcagcagcagcagcagcagcactcctGCTTCTGCATTGTAATGACAGCgcagccaatcaggaagcacCGGGCTTAATTGAGGCTGCCTCTCTGACCTTTACACATAGACTCATGGCACTGACTGCAGCATATTCATCACTGGTATGTCACCGAAATAGAATTTAAATGTTAGACTCCAGAAAGTAACATCTTTATCCTGCATATTTTGGTGAAGTTCTTGTTGAAAAGAGAACATTCTGTTGACATAACACGAGGGATCATTTAGCCCCACTTACTTAAAGTGCTGAATGAATTGACAAAGACACTTAACGACCCGAATCCCTAGTATTATGTACCTTAAAACTACTACTTGTACTATAGCATGCAATGGCATCTAAAAACCACCAGACAACTCTAAAATATGCCCATTCGTTCGAATAAACATTAACAGTAATAATGAATTTAATTAgaataaaatatacatattGAAGGCCAACATAATCTGCActgtgtgttaacatgttggTTTCAGGCAATATTACCGAGaggtcttaaaaaaataaaccagatgttTATCAGCTCCTAATAGATTTTtcaaaagcttaaaaaatgCCATTGTATATTTCTTCTTGATTTCTATAgtagctggatttttttttaatttgcatacCAGTGCAGCATGATATCCCCAATTACTGCTCCACCCTGCTGCATAGAGTCTTACAGCACAGAATTCCCTCATATCAagctgatgtttctttttcttttctttttttttgtgtgatttcaGGCTGGATACCAGATCACTCAGCAGCGGCAGCCCATTGCAAGAGATGGCACGCTGACTTACAGCCTCCTcggagggaagaagaggagccaGATGATCAGAAAAACTGTGAACATCATACAGATCCAGCTGGAGCAGGACAGCGGCAAGAGTCTCCACGATGAGCTCCGCAGCCAGACACTTATAGACCTGAACAGAGCAGGTAATGTTGGAAGAGGATCAGGCTGTGCCCTAAGATTTAAGTCCAGGAATATTCCTTATTTTTGTAATGGTTAAATCAAtgaacaaaaatacagaaagaatGGTATGCATGAAGCTTCTTCCTCTGTAACATAAATGAGACGGATATTTTGCACTGGTTTAACATTCTACTTTACTGTGAACTGAACAAGAGCTCAGACAATCTGTGCAGCATATAGTAGTCCTTAATAAATGAATTACTACTGTTTGAGCATTctttaaatacagtaaatatatCACCAACTTTTTTTAGTCTAATCTCTatctttaattaatttaattgaaaGGAATTGATTCAAACCAGCTTTCTCTTTAAATACTGGCAGGGAAGCGGCGTCTTTagatttaaatgtataaattctCTTGAGGTTTGCAACATAACTCTGTCGAGTATATACCTCAGAGATGTTAAACACAGATGTCTTCACATGCGTCAGGTGTAGGCCTAATGGAGCTGGTGATGGAGCCAGACATGAGCTGTGGAGaggaggctgctgcagctgtcagagagcttcagCTCATCCTGCAGGCTCTGGGCACCTGTCAAGGCAACATGTCAGGTATGGATATCACTcactgtctctatctctctgccgtccttttctttttttaacctgggCTGAGCTGCTATACCTGTACCACCCCAAGCCTATTTCCAACTCAGAAATCGTCTTGCCTTCCCCCACAGAGGGACAGCTGAGAGTAGATGCCAACGTGTCCGTCCACAAACCAGGCGAGCCTCTGGGGATCAGAGCCGAGGTGAAGAACATCAACAGTGTCCGGTACCTGGCCAGAGCTATAGGTAAGCACCATATGATATTAGGTTAACAGACGGATAGCGGGAGGGTAGCATGACCACTGTTCAATCTGAAGTGCTACAAGTCTGGAAGAATGTATGAACATGTAAGAGATTTTCTGTGGTAAAATACAGCTAGGTAGGTTCATTTACTGAGGTAATTTACTAACAGAAAAATTTACATCTTGGGACATACCGATGTTCTTATTGCTTTATTATTGAGAGTCAGATTTTAAAGATTGAATCCCACTTGttatttttcagatttcacTGATGATATATCACATACAGAAAATATGATTAGctaataaaatatgaatcacTGTGAGAGACTGAACTTGTCAGCAgtagaagaaaatgtttttaatgagctCCACATTGACAGTCTACAACAGTCTGTCGTGCAAAAacaataatcatattctttattattataacaCTGTTACATATTGTATTTAACCTATTAATGCTTTACCAGTACTTTTACTTAAATGCTTTTAAGAAAATAGTCACATATAATGTTTGTATGGgcttttggtaaaaaaaaaactatttagtAATTATAATTTCAATGCAAAACTTTTACTTGTAATGAAAGAATCTCAAGGAGATATTTAGCTACCTTTCATCAATTAAAGATCTAAGTAGTTGTTCCAAtgactagtgttgtagtactcaaaatcggtcttggtctcaagactacctcttgaaggtctcggaatcgaaagcatttttattcGGTGtcggactgggcggactccggattttaaatcaagacttgGCCATTTTAACTTCATTactgtgataagaaggaaaacacttctttctaaaagaacaactAACTTCAATGAAttcatgatttgatttttattccccGGTTACGGCTGACACAGCCGCTGCacacatgatgatgatttttcattgatatttatggccTCTTGGTCTTGGGCTTGACTCTgtctagatccctaaatgtcttcgTCTTGTCTCGtactcggagcactctggtctcagttaGGGTGGTCTTGACAACCGCACTACTAACgactaaacatttaaaaagagaacGAAAAAAACACATTCGTCCACACACTTCTTCAGTATTCTTTCTGCCAAGtgcaacaaaaactgaaattgGTCTCGCTTTTAAGCTTTAAGCTATAATTTGTGTTCtattgaaaagaaagaaaacataatgacaGTTGTTGTCAAAAACTTGTGAAGCATCAGTTAAAGACTGACAACCAGTCAGGAACATTGTAGCTGCATTAAAGCAGCATGTGGGGCTCAATTGGCTTCTCGCAGCTACTCACTTAAAAAATCATAGATTTTATGTCGACTCAGCTTTCACTGACTGTTGATTGAGCTTCACTTAGAACGCGGATAAAGAGCCTCAGCCAGCAGGAAACCTCAGGATTTCACATGCAGGTTTTCAAGCACCCCTTGACTTACAGTGGCACTGTGCATGAATTATTTCTCAATAAAGTTGTAACACATTTACTGCTGCTGAATTGGTATTTAAAAGTCGTGCAGAAACACATCGTTTATCACAGTTATAACGTGGCAGCAGTCAGAGACCTGAGGACTGCCAGTGAATCACAGCAGATGTTTGgcatttaacaaacaaaattaTATCTGTGTGCACTGCAGGTATTGAATAAAGCGTCtgtatttgtgttcattttgtcttttccatCATCAGACTACGAAATCAAGAGACAGATCGATGTCGTGCAGAGAGGGGGGACGGTGCAAAATGAGACCAGGGCGTATGACTCCAAATCAGGGTAAGAGGATGACAGAGCCTGGGCCACATGATGCCAGGCTTCAGTTATAACAACCTGCTCTGCCTGGGATCTCTGCCGGCTTCATTAGTCCCGCGCTTTGCTGAGGAGGAACCATCATAGTAATCATGATGAATAGAGCCATTTGGATGCTGCTGTCAGCCTGTGTTATCTGTGAGCGGTGTGTTACTCACAGGCTTTATGAGCTCGCAGGCTGAGGCGGCTCGCACACAGCTGAGGCCGTAAACATCCTCTTGTGCTTTGCCTCCTTCCCATGAGGCCTTGCATGTCCGAGAAAAGACCCTGAAGCATATGAttggctttttcttttccatcccATTAAAAAAGTCTGTTCCCATCCCAGAGAAGGTAGCTACCAATCTGTTTTTCAGGCAGCCTGGCTGAATTGAAATCTATCTATTTAGTTGTTCCCGATGTGATGAATTCATTTGTGATCAGCTGTAATGCAACAGATGAACAGCTAGAACTGCAACTAGTGGGCCTCTTCTGTATTGGTTGATCTGCTGATTATTTTCACATCTCCAAAAAATCATAATATGCCCATTGCAATTTCTCATATGTTCGTTGACAaattaaaaagtctgttttgttttaccaACGGTCCTATAACCGAAGAAATTTAAATTTACTATTGCAGAAAACACTCACCCTGAAAATTGTCTACACTCTGAACTTATTATGTTGCTAATTGATGTTCTGTTGATCAACATATTGATTACCTGTGTTAATCACATCACGTATTTAACTGCAGTTCCATGTGGAAATCAAGAAACACAGGAAGGATGAAGGCTTGATGTCATGCACATTGAAGGGAATTTTAAGGTCTAAatagcaataaaaataaatccattcagagtttttgaaaataaagtgcTGTGGGatttttgttgttctcttttcctgtttacatgttttttttttagtttttgaaacatttcactCGATTGCTTTTAAAATCAGAATCTTGATCTCTTCTCATGATTTTAACATCTTTGTGCCCAGGGGGACCATTCCTATGAGGGACAAAGAGGGTCTTCAGGACTACAGGTGAGTGTGGGATTGAGGCTCTGAGGAATTATCTGTGCTTATGTTGTCAAGGAAAGTCCGGCGTCTTTGACGTGAAATTCAGACATGAGAAGAAGATTGTGTCCTTCCTTAAAAGAAGAGCCTATGAGTGGCAACGAGATGGTCAAAAGTAAAGAGATGCCACTCGAGCTCTGGACCTccgtcagtgtgtttgtgtgtgtgtgtttgattttaagGAGGGAACCTATTGGTACCAGACAAAAGCCAACCTAACCTTTACCTGCACTGCTgataaacaccccccccccccccccccaccaccttcctttttttttcaggtttatgCCTGAGCCCAACCTGCCCCCTCTGATTGTGTACGAGGATAACGCATCGCTGCCCACTGGCGTTGATGCGAGCCAGGCGGTAGTGGTGCAGAAGATAAGAGAAAGGCTGCCAGAGCTACCCAGCGTCAAAAGAGACAGGCTGGTGGAGACGTACGGCATCCTGCCCGAGCACAGCTTCACTCTGGTGGTGAGTTTAAGTGGGTGGaagcaaaaagcagagagagagaaaagtgtaTTTCCTCTCTAAAGTCTGTTTCCTGCATCTTTCTCTTTTAATTGCCATCTGATCCAGTCCAAGCAGGGCTTGGGTGCGGTTCAGCAGGCAGCTGTGTACTGCTGGACTCCGCTGGGCTGACATAATCTTAATTAGATAATACACAAGCAGAGCAATCAtaagtttatttaaagtgttttttgttgcagaatGAGGACGGGTTGGTGGAGTACTTTGAGGCGGTGCTGAAGGCAACCAACAAGGAGCCGAGGAAGGTTATTGGCTGGGTGACAAATGAGCTGTTGGGTCACCTCAAACAAAAAGACATGAGCGTGAACCAGAGGTGAGACACACAGATacttttttcagatatttattatttttcgtTCACATAATGCCACCACAGCCCCAGAGTGCAGCACCATTCTGCTGCAAAGGCTCAGGTCTTAGATGTCAGAGCCCCAGCACATGACTGCTCTGAGCTTtgctttctttgttcctttgaatgctttttctgaaatgtgtgtttcagttgtGGCAGGCAGGTGGAGGAAAAGTCACCCATGGGGAGAAGGCTTTATTGGAaggtcatttttacattttttggtcAAATAGTGAAAAAGCTTTCAGCCCAATggcatcctctgataaataaagcaACCTAGTATTTAAGTTCAGGACTTCTATTTTGTCTTAACTGCTAAGGGGTTAAGAGTGCGTGCACCACATGTAccgaggctatagtccttgaagcgggcagcccgggttcaaattcacctgtggctcctttcccgcatgtcattccccactctctctcgctccccaatttctgactctatcctctgtcctatctctaaatacacaaattaaatgttattaatTGAGAGAACACTTACACAGCTAGCATCTGTGACTGTAGGATTCCCTTTAATTATACATTAATGTAACCCAAAATACAATTTAGATAAGtgggttattaaaaaaaaaaaatcgcatcTCTGTACAGTTGTCATGAAAGGATACATGCAAAAGAGGtctaaactgttttgtttttggagcagGCTGTTTAATTTACTTTTTGAGCCTGAAGTTGAGCTCTTGGCAGTTTCAAGAGCATCTTCAGACATCTTCAGCGCTGTTTAGTTGCAGCTTGATTAAAGGTGCTGACCATGAGCAACAACGCCCAACTTCTGGCCAGGTaccttcctcttcatctctctccccctcgtGTCCTCATTACCTCTTCACTGTCTGTAAAACAGTATAACAAAACTTCCGTAAAAAGTGAAGCTCTAtagtttttttatctttatttgccAAGCTCAAGTCTGAGACACTCACCTCAGGGATTTAACCATTTAGAGCAGATGGTTGGTTGTACAGAGATTGGCTTGCAAAGCTTTGCTGTTTTTAGATTTAGCTTGCAGCTTTTCAAAAAACAATCCCAACGGCAAGAAGGGAGATCTGAGACCAACCTGATAAACACATGCATGAACATTAAATCATAGTCAAATAAGAAGCACAGAAAACTTAGAACATATGGAGGAGTACGGGGAAGTGGAGGGAGTGCTGGCAGCGTGCATCATTGGCACGCAGGCTTCAGTGAAGTTGGAGTCAGGCTGATGAAATTGACTCAGCGGCCAAAAGAAGGGGATATCACGGCACGGCATGAACATTAACTGCTGCAGGGGATTTGCTAACAAGAGCTTTCAATAAAGTGATTAATAAATTGTGgttttaacaaacatttttgtCTCGTTGAATGTTACGTTATCACGTTCCATACTGCAGCTAGGATCATTTCTCCTCTGCAACTCATAATGTTTTTCTGTAACGTAGTACATCAAGTCAGCGTCTCTACCCCACTCCCCTTCCTTTGAATGAAGCTTTCATGCAGCTGCTGCTAGAGTGACCTTAGTTCTAGCTGGTACACACTTTTTTTCTAGTGTTGATGAAATATTATTGATTAAAAAGAgttgatgttttctttggaCTTTTCATGAATGTGGTCGGTTCTATAGATTTTTATTATGTTGTATACCCAAACTGGCTTCAATTTGAATTAAGAAAAGCCTCAGTCTGAATGAGTTTTATCGCAAAAAAAAATCGATCTAATTTTGGGGTTCCTACTTTTTACAACCTGGACACCATTAACAACAGCCGGTGCTCAGTAAGAGATGCAT
This window of the Labrus mixtus chromosome 2, fLabMix1.1, whole genome shotgun sequence genome carries:
- the gatb gene encoding glutamyl-tRNA(Gln) amidotransferase subunit B, mitochondrial, coding for MSNVSLKKLQLPSPSEHFNMAAPSVAASELLHNINKQISTLYPKASRAIRRIGTTSSRCYSQPQRRAESAPQQLVGVVGLEIHAQINSNTKLFSGSRVRFSAPPNSLVSFFDASLPGTLPVLNKRCVEAAVMTGLALNCTINKKSVFDRKHYFYADLPAGYQITQQRQPIARDGTLTYSLLGGKKRSQMIRKTVNIIQIQLEQDSGKSLHDELRSQTLIDLNRAGVGLMELVMEPDMSCGEEAAAAVRELQLILQALGTCQGNMSEGQLRVDANVSVHKPGEPLGIRAEVKNINSVRYLARAIDYEIKRQIDVVQRGGTVQNETRAYDSKSGGTIPMRDKEGLQDYRFMPEPNLPPLIVYEDNASLPTGVDASQAVVVQKIRERLPELPSVKRDRLVETYGILPEHSFTLVNEDGLVEYFEAVLKATNKEPRKVIGWVTNELLGHLKQKDMSVNQSPVSPSALSELLELMETGHISSSVAKQVFQEMWVSSGKTASQIIHEQDLGLVSDTSQLQSICQEVVNSHPDEVQAIRNGNKKVLNKLMGLVQKETKGRADPVIVRKMLQEKTS